The genomic region AGCTGGCGAGAGGTGAAGAGCTGTCCCCATTCAAGCATTCCGTAGAGTTGAACCCGGAACCCGAGCGTGCCTTGCGGCGGCAGAGGCTCTTCTGGCACTAGGCTAAGTTCACCATGGTGGGCTTTCTTGCGCCTCACCAGTTCCGCAGCGGCCCCACTCACTGCCTTGATGTCCGAGTTGCTGGGCAGTCTGTAGAAGCGGCCTTGTTCATCGCGCCGGGAACTGACGACACACATGAGTCGTGCATCGTTCGCTCCGCCTTTCTTTGCTCTAAGTTGATCGCGGATGTGCGGCACCGGTGTCGTGTATCCGCAGCACGGGCAGGTGGCGGAGCCGCGTTTGACTGTGCCGTCAAACTTCGGGGCTTCGATTTTGGCTTTCGGGTCGTCCTGGTTCACCCAGCCGCCGCGTTGCTTGACGATGATTTGGAAGTCTACGCGCTTGGCCCTGGGCCGGGGCACGAGTTGCAGAGCCACGGTGCGGTTGGCCTTCTTGGCCAGCCAGAGGGAGCGGATGAGCGGGACTTCCGCGCCGCAGCCGGGGCCTTCGCATTGGATGGTGCGCGCCCAGAGGTAGGCGATGGGCGTCGCGCCGTCGGGGTCCTTGGGGTAGAACTCGACCAGTTGGTTCTCCGCTTCGCGCTTGATCCACTCGCCCCATTTGCGAACTTCGTCGGCGAGCCGCTGGCCGTATTTCGGTATGTATTCGAGAAGGACCTTATTGAGCAGAACGGCGACCGGGTTGAGGTCGCTGGCAAAGGCGTCGGCGCCCACGCGCAGAGCTTCGAGCGGGATGGCGCCGCCACCGGCGAACGGGTCGACGACGAGCGGCCGCGTGCCAGGCGCGCCGCCGAGCGCTTCGTGCGCGGCCTGCGTCAGCGCACGGCTAGTCTCCAGGTATTCCTTGACCGTCGAGTTGTCCCAATTGGCGAAGTCGGCGATGAAGTCGAGCAGCGCGTGGCGCAGCACGAGGTTGTCCTGTAGGGGCGCACGGCCGTGCGCCCCTACGGCCTTCTGAATCGCGACGAAGTGCTTGAAGCTCTCCTCGCCGAGCAGCTTGGTGTGGTTGTTCGCCCACTTCAGCATGAGCGTTCGCGCGGTGTCGCGAAACGACTGGGGACACAGGTCGTCCGCAGGGTCGGGCCACAGCGCCGCGCAGATCACCGCCCGGCAGGCCGCCAGCGGCCGCCGCGCCCACCAGATGTGCAACGTCGAGATGTGCCCGTGCCGGATCGACTTCTCCCGCCGCGCATGCGCGGAGATGCGCTTGATGGGGAGATCGACTTCGATGAGGCGTTTGGGGTAGCGAGGGGTGTCCATTGTACGAACGAGGTTCGAAGCGCGCCGACGTCGTGTCGATCACGTTGCGTGACGCTTGAGCGCAGCGATGCAGCCAGCGAGGCTCGTGCTGCGGCGAGCGGCAACCCTCGGGCGCCAACGCTCGCGGGCAAACTCGATGATGCGGCTAGGGTAGCCTGGCCCAACGCGGGCGGACGTTCCCGGCGCGGGCACCATGTCTTCGCGGATACTACGCAAGCGCGAGTGCCTAGCGGCGGCCACCAACGCGCCTTTCGGATCGGCAAGCGCGTCAGCCGATGCCGGAATGCGGTCGATGGGAACGGCAAGAAAACGGCTCATTTGTTCCCGATCGGCCAACAGCCACGCCTCCATCGCACGCACCGCGATGCGCAAAATCATGTGACTGGCGGGTGTCGGGAGAAGCTGCCGCACAAAGTCGGGCGCACACCCGGCATCGCGATCAAGATCGCGTACCACGAACCAGCGCCCGAAACGTGCGGCGTTGTTGTACCCGCGCAACGACCGGTCCAGTCGGCCCTTGCCATTCGCTACGTAGACGGCGCCAACGGAGAGTCCGGCGAGTGTTACCAGGCGCTCAGCCACGGGCACATCGGTCGCCCCTTCGACCGCAACGCTCACCACCAGCGCCATGAGATCAGTCACCGAACAGCGCAAGTTGCTGCGCATTCTGCGGCGCGGTGCGAGGCAAGACGGCCTCGGCGATCGACAAGCCGCCCTCCAGCAACGCCTGGATCTCCGCGTCGGAGGTGGCGAGGCTGATCCGCGTGCCTTCCTGGGAGGGCGTAAGGATCAAGACCTCCTCGGGAGCGATGCCTTCGTCGGCCAGTAGATCAGCGGAGTGGGTGCTAACGAAGACTTGCCGACCCGACTTGCGGGCCAAGCGCGCCATCATCTGGGGGATGTGCCGCACAACTGCTGCGTGGAGGGAGAGTTCCGGCTCCTCGAGCAACAACGGTCCAGTACCGTCTAGGAGCACCCACAACAGACCCAGCAAGCGGAGGGTGCCGTCCGAAAACTGCTCTTCGGTTTGCCAGCCTGCGTTCGGCCGCCAGTGTTCGTACAAGCCCTTGAGATGCGGGACGCCACGGTCGTCGCGCTCAAGCACAAGGTCCTTCAGTTGTGGCACGGCCACTCGCAGGGCGTCCTGAATCCGCCTGAGGCGCGAATCGAGGGTCCGGCGCTTCGCCCGCTGGGCCTTGGCTAGTTGTTCGAGGAAATCGCCGCCGTACGGGTCCATGGCTCGCCCAACCGACCGATCGGGATCGCGGACGAGCTGGGGCACGAGATGAAGGTAGCGAATCTCGCCGAGGAACTGCGCGAGCTCGCGAAAGGCCTTGTTGGCATTGACCTGCTCGAGGTGCGTCTGGGTGAGCCGGTTTGGGTCACCCTTGTCTTCGCGGTCCGGGCGATCGAGGATAATCGTCTGTTCGCGTCGAACGATCTCGCGCTTGATCAGTGGCCGTCGCAGCTTGTCCTGCGTGAACTCCAGCCGGTATCCCCACACCTCATTCGATCCGAGATCGACGTCAACGTCCACCACCACGGTCGAGTACCGGCGTGCGTGCAAGGACCGAATCTGGGAGACACCGCGGCGGGCATGCACGGCACGTTGAAACCCTCCTTGCTCGTCCGCAACGTCGCGTAAGAACTTGAGCGCATCGAGAAAATTCGACTTGCCGGAGGCGTTCGGGCCGACCAAGAAGATACGGCGCTGGAGTGCAACGTCCGCGTGCAGGAAGTTACGCCAATTCTCCAGCTTGACGTGTACGAATCTCATGCTGCGCTCACCCCGCGCGACGAGTCGCTCGGCTCGTCCGGTTGAGAAGGTACAAAAGATAACCCCGCCCGTGGCCTTGCGGCGTGTCGAACGGGGAGCAGATGGTGATGGATAGATAAGCTGGTACCGCGGACACGTCAACTATCGCGCACCACATCATGACACGTGCTCCGCTTTGAGGATGGCGTCGGCGCCGACGTGATAGTGCTCGACCTTGACGATGGGCTCCCAGCCAAGGCGCGCGGGCTCCTGAATCAGGTGGAGCTCGGGCGTCGAGGC from Deltaproteobacteria bacterium harbors:
- a CDS encoding DUF1156 domain-containing protein, coding for MDTPRYPKRLIEVDLPIKRISAHARREKSIRHGHISTLHIWWARRPLAACRAVICAALWPDPADDLCPQSFRDTARTLMLKWANNHTKLLGEESFKHFVAIQKAVGAHGRAPLQDNLVLRHALLDFIADFANWDNSTVKEYLETSRALTQAAHEALGGAPGTRPLVVDPFAGGGAIPLEALRVGADAFASDLNPVAVLLNKVLLEYIPKYGQRLADEVRKWGEWIKREAENQLVEFYPKDPDGATPIAYLWARTIQCEGPGCGAEVPLIRSLWLAKKANRTVALQLVPRPRAKRVDFQIIVKQRGGWVNQDDPKAKIEAPKFDGTVKRGSATCPCCGYTTPVPHIRDQLRAKKGGANDARLMCVVSSRRDEQGRFYRLPSNSDIKAVSGAAAELVRRKKAHHGELSLVPEEPLPPQGTLGFRVQLYGMLEWGQLFTSRQLLTLTTLTRVVRAVGEQLHAGKKDQAFAEAVQACLACCVDRCVNQLSSLSKWHNGREVVDGVFARQALPMLWDFVSFR
- a CDS encoding AAA family ATPase encodes the protein MRFVHVKLENWRNFLHADVALQRRIFLVGPNASGKSNFLDALKFLRDVADEQGGFQRAVHARRGVSQIRSLHARRYSTVVVDVDVDLGSNEVWGYRLEFTQDKLRRPLIKREIVRREQTIILDRPDREDKGDPNRLTQTHLEQVNANKAFRELAQFLGEIRYLHLVPQLVRDPDRSVGRAMDPYGGDFLEQLAKAQRAKRRTLDSRLRRIQDALRVAVPQLKDLVLERDDRGVPHLKGLYEHWRPNAGWQTEEQFSDGTLRLLGLLWVLLDGTGPLLLEEPELSLHAAVVRHIPQMMARLARKSGRQVFVSTHSADLLADEGIAPEEVLILTPSQEGTRISLATSDAEIQALLEGGLSIAEAVLPRTAPQNAQQLALFGD